The following DNA comes from Triticum aestivum cultivar Chinese Spring chromosome 3D, IWGSC CS RefSeq v2.1, whole genome shotgun sequence.
CTTCCCGGTTGATACTGAGCAGTTTCTGAGGTTTCCTTTTGCTGCCTCTGCAACATCATTGTTTTGTTTGTCAACACACTGCAAGCATGGCTTTTCTGCTCAGGCAGTTGCATATGGGCCGTGCAAAATTGTTGTTTTGAGAACTGTGACGACACACTCCGAGTCTCCGGTGCTGCATGCCAGCTTTGGATAGACGGACTTCCATCCAAAAGAACTGTAGTCTACACCACCAGCCGTGTCAATACCACCTACGATCCAACACCTAGTCAACATCTCAATACATTTAGCATAAAGACAGTGCCTTGTTCGGTTCTTGTGATTGGTCCGCCGCTAGCTCCTTGAAAGCACCAATCGCAGGTAACACTGAACCTGGTATCTGACTGTAAAAGCCAAGCCAGGTTCAGCGTTACCAATCGAAGGTAGCGTGATTGGCAGTTCTCAAGCAATGTAGTGCATCATCAAATGTGCATTGCCTGACACCACCTGTCGCCGGAACACATCCCCACCTGCAGGCTCGAATGAGGTTGCCGCATGCATCATCTTGGATGATAACCATCACCTGGTCCTTCCTAGTTCTTTCGAAGTTAATGCTCCCAGATGATTCCTTCTACACAGATGGAATGATCTGTACCTGCGGAGAGACTGGTGGAGGTAAGCTTCTTCTAGGATGGTGCAGCCATAGTAGGACAAAGTGGGCAGTCCTAATGAAGGGCAGGATTTTGGTTTTActtgtgtactactccctccgttcggaattacttgtcacaaaaatggatgtatctacaagtaaaatacatctagatacattcatttcttggacgagtaattccgaacggagggagtagtaaattggTCAGGTATCATCTGCCTCGAGTCTTCAGATGCAATCGCACAACCAATACTTAAAAAAGGAAGAGAGGACACTAGATTTATACATCAGGAGATTATTGGTTGGTCAATTGGCGTGTCTTGTTGCAAACCAACTCTAGCATCTCATAGCATCAACATGTACAAATTTTCTTGGTAAAAACTGATAGAAGAGAACGACATACCTAGCAAGAATCGGGTGACTGTAAAAACTATGCCGCGTGCTGTAAAAACAATGAGTTACGTGTTGCCAGGAAGCTAGTACCTTGCATGTCTTTGTGTTCCCTAAGAAGCACCGGCTTTCCTGTCCTTGGTCTCAATCTTGGAATGCCCCCACTCAGAAACTACAATGTTTCTTCGTGTTTTGTTGCCTGGTGTGGCACACACTACCCGTTCCTTCCAGAAGAATATAGCTGCAAATTCATCTGACAGAAGTATGGTCTGCAAACAAATTGCTGTAGTATCAGTTATTGGTAGCTGGCCTTGTCTGCTTGTTCATCTCCATAGTTTTCGCTGTCACATTCTTGTTCAGGAGGGAATGACATATTCCATAAAGATAACATGAGAGAATGTCTCTAGGAAATAGCTCCAagcaagaaaaatagaaaatacaTGTAGAGCCAACATAACACATGAATCAGCAAAGTTGTGTTCGTGTATGATTAATACAGTAACAAAGTAAAGGACAAATGAAGATATCATACCTCGATGCATTTACTAATGGATGATTGGATGTAAGTGTGAAGTTGTACCTTATGCACTTGAGGAAGGAAGCAATATATGGGGGAGAcggcatcccccccccccccccccccccccccccggctccaTTTCATAGAAATGAAACCAAAGGCATTTTCTATTTTGATATCCCGAAGTCCGAAGACTGAAACCTTATTCATGTCACACAGATTTATCCTCAGTATGTATAAGATATAAATACCACCTCCATAGCACAAATATATCTTTTATTAAGCTGATTCAGCTTATCATTTACAGGGGCAAACACAAGGGACAGCAACATAGGTACAATATACAAAGCCTCTACTTGCACTGTGGTCTTCATCCACTTCCGTTCACAGACAGAAATTAAACTGCTATTTCATCCTTCAAACAATTCATCAATTTTGGTTTTCCACTCCAAGTGAAATTCCCTCACATTTTGTTCTGCAGACTGTCTCTGACTTGCCAAATGTCCACGGTAGACTCGAGTAACAAACTTCAGGATCCTTTTGCGAAGCTCATCTCGAAGAGCTGGACTGGGTACCTTCCAGCACATCTGCTCATTGCAAGCTTCATTGAGAGACAAGACAAAACTCTGCAAGGGAGTCAAAGGCGGAGCTTTGTACCAGAAATTGAAGTTTATCCTTGCCTTTTTCCTGGGAAGCGCGTTTTTTGCAACCCTCAAGGTGGATGCAAATGGTCCCCATGATGCAAATAGGTAACTATTTATGTACCACTTGATGGAGGGTCGGCGTTTCTCAAACCTGGCTTTTACAGTCAGATGAACATCTGATTGCTCGACTTCTTGAAGTATGAAATGTATGTTGTTCATCAAGAATATGTACTGGAGTCCTTTACAAGAAAATTGCCTGGATTGTCTATCAATTACAGATTCCAGATCAGTGATGAGCCCAGATACAAGACGACTTGTCAAGCTCATTCCCTCAACTTTCAGTAGACCATCAGTGTGATCATGACCTACAATCATATCAAGCGAACCTTTATGCTTCACTAGGAGCCTGATGTATCTCATGAGGTACACAGATATCGGCAGGATACCTCCATCATGCACTACTTTCGGTGAGTTGTAAGTCTGAATCAAGCCTTTAAGTTCTGTAACTATTCCCCTTGCAGAGTCCTTCAGTTCTCCATGAACCACCTCAACATCCCCAGCGATAGATTCTGTACAGAAGACTTCCCTGAGAGTGGGGGTAGCATCCATGAGTGCAGTGTACATGTTCAATACACAGAATAGCTTCTCAGGCGACTTCCTGACCCCATGGTCAGATACAATTGAAGCAACAGTCAACAGACGCCTAATAGGTTCTTTTGCTGCTTCTGAAAGTTCATGATGTGTAAATCCATTGCATGCGCGATGATTTTGCTTGAGAAGTTGCATCTGCAGTGTCTTGAGAACACTGACAATATACTCCAACACCGCAGGCCAGCTCTTGATGTATTTCCAATGTGCCTCCCCTAAATCTTGGGGATCTACTCCAATGAGTGAGTCAAAGCCACCAATTAACTGGCACCCACTGAAGATGTCACAGTATTTGATGTTGAATGCCTGGTACAAGTCCCTTGAGTGCTCAGCTAAAATTTGCTGGTTTACTAGCTCCCTGAAAGTGTGAAATGACTTGAGACCAATTATAGCGTTGAACCTACAATCATTGTATATATAGGT
Coding sequences within:
- the LOC123076466 gene encoding exocyst complex component EXO70A1, with translation MDLATVPRPASEKLFVSAVLGASVAASKLTEDHVRAHRISEKNVIEKNLKECLQMYKVQADILIIDKDDVVVGLGEVVKDQKVTTLVMGVKRRKHGWKSKTADALEKQADCLCNILYLHEGILVASRHQHTDRKIGMPSLVGCHFSGSNSNTTKSSSFFNSRSTADTFDMEHLDDPSLVMNSTYIYNDCRFNAIIGLKSFHTFRELVNQQILAEHSRDLYQAFNIKYCDIFSGCQLIGGFDSLIGVDPQDLGEAHWKYIKSWPAVLEYIVSVLKTLQMQLLKQNHRACNGFTHHELSEAAKEPIRRLLTVASIVSDHGVRKSPEKLFCVLNMYTALMDATPTLREVFCTESIAGDVEVVHGELKDSARGIVTELKGLIQTYNSPKVVHDGGILPISVYLMRYIRLLVKHKGSLDMIVGHDHTDGLLKVEGMSLTSRLVSGLITDLESVIDRQSRQFSCKGLQYIFLMNNIHFILQEVEQSDVHLTVKARFEKRRPSIKWYINSYLFASWGPFASTLRVAKNALPRKKARINFNFWYKAPPLTPLQSFVLSLNEACNEQMCWKVPSPALRDELRKRILKFVTRVYRGHLASQRQSAEQNVREFHLEWKTKIDELFEG